Genomic segment of Candidatus Nanoarchaeia archaeon:
TCTTTTTTGTTGATTTTTTTCCGTAGCGCTTCCATTTTGTCAAGGCTCCTTTGGAGAGCTTTCCAAGATTGCCATGCCCTGTTCCTCTCCCTCTCTTCCACATTCGCTGTTTTGCACCATGGGTCATGCTTGAAGAAGCCCTTTTTTTGTTCTGCGATACAGCATGCTCTGTATGCTTCTTACAATAGGGGCAATACCTCTTCTTCGTTTTGGGCATCTTCATGTTAATGGGAAAATAGAGAATCGTTTATAAGAGTTGCGATTTTGTTAAGTAAAGCTGTTAACTTCCCAATCAGGCTTTTTGCAGGGGCTTATCAGGGATGCCGCCGAGTTCGCTTCCAGTTTCCTTTGTTCATATCGACATTCCCCGCCAGGGACGCCCCCCTTGTCGATGCGCTTCTTTTTTGCTGCAAAGCTCACAAAAAGGCGGCACCCTTCCCCCTGCAAAAAGCCTTGAGGCACTTGGAAACTTTACTTAACAGATTTCTGCTAGCGCTAAGAATCGGAATGGAAGACTTTCATACCTATTCCTTGACAGCCTCTGCGCTCCCGTTATTGACGAGGATATCTGCAATTTTATTTGGCAGGGAGGCTGTCTGCTCTGGCTCAAACGGCCCATAGATCTCAAGCTCAGTGCCGACAAACTGGGCGACAGGCTGGGTGAACTTAACCGTGGTTGTTTCTGGATTTGTTCTTGGATTGTTCTCTTGGTCTGTTCCCTTGCCAACCTTTTTACCCTGAAGCGCAACCTCAAGGACAGTCCCCCTATGCTCTTCAAGCAGCTTCATCACCTTGTCAAACAATTCTCTCTCATCTTTCAAGAATCGTGAGGTATCAACAATGTTTGCAGGAGCCTTTGCCTTGTCCATGGCCATCCTCATCACCTTTTTTTGGCGCCTTTCATAGATCTCTTTTACAACCCTCCTGATATTGATAAGCTCCTTCTGGGTCTTTTCCTTTTCCGGAAGGGAGAATACGTCATCAGCGTGCTTTGAAAGAAGAATCTCATACTTCTGTGACAGGTATTCAGCTACGTCGTCAAAATAGCTCTCTGCAAGCTCCTGCAGCTCCTCTCTTGTGCGCTCGTTGCGAACAATCTCAAACAAGACCTGAAAGGTCATTCGAATCTCTTTATCCATGCTCCCCCCTTATTGCTGGATTCATCCAAGGTTTATAAAGATTCGGGTTTCGACGGGCAGTGCATAACAATCCCTACCCGTGGCGGGCGCAAGAACCTTTATAAGGATAAGAATGCTGTTCGTGAAGGATGAAGAAATCAGAGTATGTCATTTTGGGATTCATCCTGCTCCTCTATGCCTTTGTCAAGTTCCAGGGGATCTCTTACAGCATCAGCGACGAGAATACCTATTTCTTTATGGCAAAAACGCTTGCAGACGGAAAGCTTCCGTACCGAGACTTCTTCCTTTCACATCCTCCTTTGCAGATCCTGGTCCTGGCTCTTGCGATTAAGGTATCTGGAGTGCATTTTATCCTTTTGAAGCTTGTCTCTACTTTGTTTATTGCTGGAGCGGGCATCCTCTTATATCTGCTTGGGAAAAGATTATATGGCAGGGTCGTTGGATTCCTCGCTTTGCTCCTGTTCCTGTTTTCCTTTGATTCTCTGAGATTCAGCACCTTTGGAAGCGGTATCAGCATCACGCTGTTCTTTCTTGTTTTGGGATACTATCTGCATTTTCTGGAGAGGCATGCATTTGCCGGCGCAAGTTTTGCTTTGGCAGTATTGACGAGCTATTTGGCTGCTCCTTTTGGGGCATTTTATATTGGCTATCTATTCTTTAAAGATAGGAAGGGAGTTTTAAAAGCAGGGCTTGGATTCTTTGGGGTGATTCTCTTTGCGCTCATTGCCCTATTTTCTTTTTCAGGCTGGGATTTTGTTGAGCAGACTGTTTTGTATCATCTTGCCAAGCCTTCGTCGGGAACTGCCAGATTTTCCCTGCTTTTTAAGCAGTTCTTAGGAGAGTGGCTGCTGTTTTTTCCACTGCTTTTCCTTCCCTTTTCAAAAAAGGCGCGAGGCCATCTGATCTTAGGGAGCATTGTTGCGTATCTGCTGTTCTTGCTAAGCTTTCAGAAGCCCTTTGCATTCTACTATTTCCTGTTGTACCCATTTTTAGCATTGCTTTCTGCGTCTGTTGTTGCTGGTATCGGATGGATGGCTCATGTGAAGCTTACTGCTGCAAAGCATCATGTTGTTTTTGTCTTATTTTTTATTGTTGCAGCCCTTTCCTCATATTCTGCATTTTCCTATCTTATCGATAACCGGCAGGAGGTCAGGGCAATTCCGGAGATGGTTGAATATATCAAGTCCCATACATCCTCTTCTGACTCTCTTTTCGGGGATGATTCCCTGGTTCCGTTGATTGCCCTGCTCTCTGACAGGAGGATAAGCCTCGATTTCCTTGATTTGAACAACCTTCGCTTTCGGTCCTTGCCCGGGCTTGCTGAAGAGACTATTGAGAGACTGAAAGGGTCTGATTTGAAATATTACCTTGATTATCAGATTCAGATTGGGAATCTTGTTGGGAGGAATGGGCCGTCAGCTCTTGATGAGTTTCAGGCATTTTTAGAAGAGGAATGCAGTGTTGAGAAGGCATTTTCTGAGGAGGTTGAAGAGCAGGGGAGAACCTACACACTCTATTCTTGCTAGAACAGCATCCTTTTTAAGAGCGCTTTAATTCTCGTCATAGGATGGCAACATTAAGTTATGAAGATATTGTCTTTGAGGATGAGCAGGATCATCTGAATGCGAGGTTTTCAAAGCTTTTCAGCTTTCGGATTCCGAAAGATGAGTTGCTGAAAATAGACAAGGGATTTCGGGCTGCAGAGCATCAGATTCTCTTTCCTGCGGTCGGGCAGGAGGTTGCTGAACGGAAGTTTTCCCATCTCCTGCAGAAGCATATTGCTGGGATGAGGAATATGCTTGGAGGAAAGCCTAGCTACTACATCCATCGCAATTCCGGTATTCCTTTGTTTGGAACTAACTATTTCGGCCTTGTTGATCGAGGGACCAATATTATTGAGGTTAAGCCTATGACTGGCTGCAACCTGAGCTGCATCTACTGTTCTGTTGATGAAGGCGTGAATTCTCGACGGAAAGTTGACTATCTGGTTGAGGCTGCATATCTTATCCAGGAATTCAGGGAACTGGTTGATATGAAAAACATTGACGGCATTGAGGCCCATATTGGCGGGCAGACTGACCCTTCTCTCTATAGCCAACTGCCGGAGCTTGTTCGAGGTTTGGTTGCTGTCCCGCATGTCAAGGTTGTTTCCATTGACACGAACGGGTGGGTCTTGAGCAAGCAGAGGATTGAGGAACTGGCAGACGCAGGGCTTACGAGGATTAACTTGAGCTTGAATGCCGTAACTCCCGATGTTGCAAGGCAGATATCAGGAACCTCATTCTACTCTGTTGACAAGGTGCTGAAACTAATCCCCCTTATCTTGGAGAAGTTCGATTTGATTGTCGCCCCTGTATGGCTTCCTGGAATAAACGATCAGGAGATTCCCAAGATCATTGAGCACATCGTGGCTATTGACAAAAAGAGGAAGGTAATCATCGGAATCCAGAACTTTCTCATTTATAAGCATGGAAGGAATCCCGTCAAACAGATGGGATATGATACATTCTATGCTAAATTAAAGGAGTTGGAGAGCCACCATAAAGTATCATTGATTCGAAATAAGGATGATTTTCATATACAGAAAGCAAGGCAGCTTGAGAAGCCATTTGTGAAAGGGGATACTGTAGAGGCTGAATATGTGATGCCAGGAAGGCTGAGAAATGAGGCTCTTTACAAGGCAAAAGGAAGGATTATTGCTATTGGGAATGCAGATTCAAGGAAGAGGGCAAAAATCAGGATACTGCGGGATAAGCATAACATCTTTACTGGTCAATGCGCATAGCTCTACGTATTCTTAGATAGGTATTCTTCGTATACCTGATCACCAGTCTTAACCCTGATATTATTCTGCTTGGCGTACCGGAGCAATTCTCTCAGATTCTGGATGTTTTCTTCTCTCTGCAGGGAAAGTACCCAGGGATGCAAAAGGATGGTGTATGTGCCCTCTGAGGCCTCTAGAGAGTCTTTTACTGCCTTAAAGAAGGCATTTGAATTATTATTCCTCTGAAGTACAAACCAACCCCAGTCATTCGGGACAGGATTTATGGGAAGTTCAAGCAGGCCATCCACCCAGTAGGGATCCAACTCTGAGCTCCAGACAGAGCTGTCCCACGTATACCCCTCTTCTACAAGGATCTTGAATGAGTCGTCTGTATAGTTTGTGTAGGGAAACCTATTCCCAACAACTGGTTTTCCAATTACCTCTTCAACTGTTTTTTTGCATTTGGAGGCTTCCTCTGTCATCTCTTGGTTTGAAAGATTAGCCTGAAGCCTGTGAGAGAAACTATGGCAGCTAATCCCCATCTCAGATTCCTGTAGGCTTCTTATTACCCTTGGATACCTCTGTGCTGTAAGACCAACAACATTAAACTGGAAGGCTACTCCTTCTTCCAATGCAAGATCCACCAGATCCCGCATTGTTGCGAGCCAGGACTCTTCTCTGGGGGTATACATCAGAGCTTCGTTCGCAGTCATATCTCCAGGGAAGC
This window contains:
- a CDS encoding 50S ribosomal protein L44e; protein product: MKMPKTKKRYCPYCKKHTEHAVSQNKKRASSSMTHGAKQRMWKRGRGTGHGNLGKLSKGALTKWKRYGKKSTKKTDLRFQCKVCKKSSQQRKGFRAKRVEFK
- a CDS encoding glycosyltransferase family 39 protein, yielding MKKSEYVILGFILLLYAFVKFQGISYSISDENTYFFMAKTLADGKLPYRDFFLSHPPLQILVLALAIKVSGVHFILLKLVSTLFIAGAGILLYLLGKRLYGRVVGFLALLLFLFSFDSLRFSTFGSGISITLFFLVLGYYLHFLERHAFAGASFALAVLTSYLAAPFGAFYIGYLFFKDRKGVLKAGLGFFGVILFALIALFSFSGWDFVEQTVLYHLAKPSSGTARFSLLFKQFLGEWLLFFPLLFLPFSKKARGHLILGSIVAYLLFLLSFQKPFAFYYFLLYPFLALLSASVVAGIGWMAHVKLTAAKHHVVFVLFFIVAALSSYSAFSYLIDNRQEVRAIPEMVEYIKSHTSSSDSLFGDDSLVPLIALLSDRRISLDFLDLNNLRFRSLPGLAEETIERLKGSDLKYYLDYQIQIGNLVGRNGPSALDEFQAFLEEECSVEKAFSEEVEEQGRTYTLYSC
- a CDS encoding radical SAM protein, whose protein sequence is MATLSYEDIVFEDEQDHLNARFSKLFSFRIPKDELLKIDKGFRAAEHQILFPAVGQEVAERKFSHLLQKHIAGMRNMLGGKPSYYIHRNSGIPLFGTNYFGLVDRGTNIIEVKPMTGCNLSCIYCSVDEGVNSRRKVDYLVEAAYLIQEFRELVDMKNIDGIEAHIGGQTDPSLYSQLPELVRGLVAVPHVKVVSIDTNGWVLSKQRIEELADAGLTRINLSLNAVTPDVARQISGTSFYSVDKVLKLIPLILEKFDLIVAPVWLPGINDQEIPKIIEHIVAIDKKRKVIIGIQNFLIYKHGRNPVKQMGYDTFYAKLKELESHHKVSLIRNKDDFHIQKARQLEKPFVKGDTVEAEYVMPGRLRNEALYKAKGRIIAIGNADSRKRAKIRILRDKHNIFTGQCA
- a CDS encoding polysaccharide deacetylase family protein — encoded protein: MPENRLKPEIVLICGIGILIALLFVNLDQKEHPKQERTVIISFDTEFPFGVGFPGDMTANEALMYTPREESWLATMRDLVDLALEEGVAFQFNVVGLTAQRYPRVIRSLQESEMGISCHSFSHRLQANLSNQEMTEEASKCKKTVEEVIGKPVVGNRFPYTNYTDDSFKILVEEGYTWDSSVWSSELDPYWVDGLLELPINPVPNDWGWFVLQRNNNSNAFFKAVKDSLEASEGTYTILLHPWVLSLQREENIQNLRELLRYAKQNNIRVKTGDQVYEEYLSKNT